A genomic window from Salvia hispanica cultivar TCC Black 2014 chromosome 5, UniMelb_Shisp_WGS_1.0, whole genome shotgun sequence includes:
- the LOC125188716 gene encoding auxin response factor 22-like isoform X3 has translation MGERSLDSELWHACAGGMVQMPPVNSKVFYFPQGHAEHTLTSVDFGALPKFPPMILCRVAAVKYLADPDTDEVYGKIRLIPVGKNEHGFDDGGILGNNGSASNEKPTSFAKTLTQSDANNGGGFSVPRYCAETIFPRLDYSADPPVQNVIAKDVHGDTWKFRHIYRGTPRRHLLTTGWSTFVNQKKLVAGDSIVFLRAENGDLCVGIRRAKRSGVGGEPSSGWNSGGAGNFGFSSFLKEDESRLMHRVGSGNMREKGKVRPESVVEATFLAANGQPFEVVYYPRASTPEFCVRASSVSAAMRVQWCAGMRFKMPFETEDSSRISWFMGTIASVQVVDPLRWPNSPWRLLQVTWDEPDLLQNVKCVSPWLVEMVSNMPTILHLSPFSPPRKKLRLQQHSDFSLDGIQGARHAQMGVPLSDFHLSNKLQMGLLPPSFLRLDPHAKIPNRMARSHVDSKENISCLLSIGSATQNSEKTGDVKTPRFVLFGQTILTEQQMANDCSSEVASKVTEEKNSGGTPWKNGSFALDHEDLPNNFSDSQFLWKQGYNASDLSLDTGHCKVFLESEDVGRTLDLSVLGSYEELYKRLEEMFGFERSEMLSHVYYRDAAGAVKQAGDEPFSEFMKTAKRLTILMKPSNNTTERKFITGLPTAERGLDSSNQAGALSIFA, from the exons ATGGGGGAGAGGAGCTTGGACTCCGAGCTGTGGCACGCGTGCGCTGGTGGCATGGTTCAAATGCCGCCGGTGAACTCGAAGGTCTTCTATTTCCCGCAGGGACACGCGGAGCACACGCTCACTTCTGTCGATTTCGGCGCTTTGCCGAAATTCCCGCCGATGATCCTCTGCCGTGTAGCCGCGGTGAAATATTTGGCCGACCCTGACACCGACGAGGTTTATGGAAAGATTAGGCTGATTCCGGTGGGGAAAAACGAGCACGGCTTCGATGACGGTGGAATTCTGGGAAACAACGGATCTGCGTCTAATGAGAAACCTACTTCGTTCGCGAAGACGCTGACGCAGTCCGATGCTAACAACGGTGGGGGATTCTCCGTTCCTCGTTACTGCGCTGAGACGATTTTCCCTCGATTGGATTACTCGGCCGATCCTCCCGTGCAGAATGTGATTGCCAAGGATGTTCACGGCGATACTTGGAAGTTTCGCCACATCTACCGAGGGACGCCGAGGAGGCATTTGCTGACTACTGGATGGAGTACTTTTGTGAATCAGAAGAAGCTCGTGGCCGGGGATTCAATCGTGTTTCTGAGGGCCGAGAACGGGGATCTCTGTGTGGGAATTCGGAGGGCTAAGAGGAGTGGAGTTGGGGGTGAGCCCTCGTCCGGGTGGAATTCCGGTGGTGCAGGGAATTTTGGTTTCTCGTCGTTTTTGAAGGAGGATGAGAGCAGGCTGATGCACAGAGTTGGTAGTGGGAATATGAGAGAAAAGGGGAAAGTGAGGCCGGAGTCGGTTGTTGAGGCAACCTTCCTGGCGGCTAACGGCCAGCCTTTTGAGGTGGTCTATTATCCGCGGGCGAGCACGCCGGAGTTCTGTGTGAGGGCGTCATCTGTCAGTGCCGCCATGAGGGTACAGTGGTGTGCTGGAATGAGGTTCAAGATGCCATTTGAAACAGAGGACTCCTCTCGGATTAGCTGGTTTATGGGAACTATTGCTTCTGTTCAAGTTGTTGACCCCCTCCGTTGGCCTAATTCTCCTTGGAGACTGCTTCAG GTAACATGGGATGAACCTGATCTATTGCAAAATGTGAAATGTGTCAGCCCTTGGCTTGTTGAGATGGTCTCAAATATGCCAACAATTCTCCATCTATCGCCCTTCTCACCACCAAGAAAGAAGTTGCGTTTACAGCAACACTCGGACTTTTCACTAGACG GCATACAGGGAGCCAGGCATGCTCAAATGGGAGTCCCATTGTCGGATTTCCATCTCAGCAACAAACTGCAGATGGGACTATTACCACCCAGTTTCCTACGACTTGATCCTCATGCCAAAATTCCGAATAGGATGGCTAGGAGTCATGTGGAtagtaaagaaaatatatcTTGCCTATTAAGCATTGGAAGTGCTACTCAAAATTCAGAGAAAACTGGTGACGTCAAGACACCTCGGTTTGTACTCTTTGGTCAAACAATCCTCACTGAGCAGCAGATGGCTAACGACTGCTCCAGTGAAGTAGCTTCTAAAGTAACAGAAGAAAAGAATTCTGGTGGAACACCATGGAAGAATGGAAGTTTTGCTCTAGACCATGAAGATCTTCCAAATAATTTTTCTGATAGCCAGTTCTTGTGGAAACAGGGCTACAATGCATCTGATCTTAGCTTGGATACTGGTCATTGCAAGGTGTTCTTGGAGTCTGAAGATGTAGGTCGAACCCTTGATCTATCTGTTCTCGGATCATATGAAGAGCTATACAAAAGGCTAGAGGAAATGTTTGGGTTTGAAAGATCAGAAATGCTGAGCCATGTGTACTACCGTGATGCAGCAGGTGCTGTCAAACAAGCTGGAGATGAACCATTCAG TGAGTTCATGAAGACTGCCAAAAGATTGACTATTCTTATGAAACCCAGCAATAACACCACAGAAAG GAAATTTATTACTGGTTTGCCAACCGCGGAGCGCGGACTTGATTCCTCCAACCAGGCAGGGGCCCTCAGCATATTCGCTTAG
- the LOC125188716 gene encoding auxin response factor 22-like isoform X1, with protein MGERSLDSELWHACAGGMVQMPPVNSKVFYFPQGHAEHTLTSVDFGALPKFPPMILCRVAAVKYLADPDTDEVYGKIRLIPVGKNEHGFDDGGILGNNGSASNEKPTSFAKTLTQSDANNGGGFSVPRYCAETIFPRLDYSADPPVQNVIAKDVHGDTWKFRHIYRGTPRRHLLTTGWSTFVNQKKLVAGDSIVFLRAENGDLCVGIRRAKRSGVGGEPSSGWNSGGAGNFGFSSFLKEDESRLMHRVGSGNMREKGKVRPESVVEATFLAANGQPFEVVYYPRASTPEFCVRASSVSAAMRVQWCAGMRFKMPFETEDSSRISWFMGTIASVQVVDPLRWPNSPWRLLQVTWDEPDLLQNVKCVSPWLVEMVSNMPTILHLSPFSPPRKKLRLQQHSDFSLDGQFPMPSFSGTPLGPSSPLCLSDNITAGIQGARHAQMGVPLSDFHLSNKLQMGLLPPSFLRLDPHAKIPNRMARSHVDSKENISCLLSIGSATQNSEKTGDVKTPRFVLFGQTILTEQQMANDCSSEVASKVTEEKNSGGTPWKNGSFALDHEDLPNNFSDSQFLWKQGYNASDLSLDTGHCKVFLESEDVGRTLDLSVLGSYEELYKRLEEMFGFERSEMLSHVYYRDAAGAVKQAGDEPFSEFMKTAKRLTILMKPSNNTTERKFITGLPTAERGLDSSNQAGALSIFA; from the exons ATGGGGGAGAGGAGCTTGGACTCCGAGCTGTGGCACGCGTGCGCTGGTGGCATGGTTCAAATGCCGCCGGTGAACTCGAAGGTCTTCTATTTCCCGCAGGGACACGCGGAGCACACGCTCACTTCTGTCGATTTCGGCGCTTTGCCGAAATTCCCGCCGATGATCCTCTGCCGTGTAGCCGCGGTGAAATATTTGGCCGACCCTGACACCGACGAGGTTTATGGAAAGATTAGGCTGATTCCGGTGGGGAAAAACGAGCACGGCTTCGATGACGGTGGAATTCTGGGAAACAACGGATCTGCGTCTAATGAGAAACCTACTTCGTTCGCGAAGACGCTGACGCAGTCCGATGCTAACAACGGTGGGGGATTCTCCGTTCCTCGTTACTGCGCTGAGACGATTTTCCCTCGATTGGATTACTCGGCCGATCCTCCCGTGCAGAATGTGATTGCCAAGGATGTTCACGGCGATACTTGGAAGTTTCGCCACATCTACCGAGGGACGCCGAGGAGGCATTTGCTGACTACTGGATGGAGTACTTTTGTGAATCAGAAGAAGCTCGTGGCCGGGGATTCAATCGTGTTTCTGAGGGCCGAGAACGGGGATCTCTGTGTGGGAATTCGGAGGGCTAAGAGGAGTGGAGTTGGGGGTGAGCCCTCGTCCGGGTGGAATTCCGGTGGTGCAGGGAATTTTGGTTTCTCGTCGTTTTTGAAGGAGGATGAGAGCAGGCTGATGCACAGAGTTGGTAGTGGGAATATGAGAGAAAAGGGGAAAGTGAGGCCGGAGTCGGTTGTTGAGGCAACCTTCCTGGCGGCTAACGGCCAGCCTTTTGAGGTGGTCTATTATCCGCGGGCGAGCACGCCGGAGTTCTGTGTGAGGGCGTCATCTGTCAGTGCCGCCATGAGGGTACAGTGGTGTGCTGGAATGAGGTTCAAGATGCCATTTGAAACAGAGGACTCCTCTCGGATTAGCTGGTTTATGGGAACTATTGCTTCTGTTCAAGTTGTTGACCCCCTCCGTTGGCCTAATTCTCCTTGGAGACTGCTTCAG GTAACATGGGATGAACCTGATCTATTGCAAAATGTGAAATGTGTCAGCCCTTGGCTTGTTGAGATGGTCTCAAATATGCCAACAATTCTCCATCTATCGCCCTTCTCACCACCAAGAAAGAAGTTGCGTTTACAGCAACACTCGGACTTTTCACTAGACGGTCAATTTCCAATGCCGTCGTTTTCAGGCACCCCCCTAGGTCCAAGCAGTCCCTTGTGTCTATCTGACAACATTACTGCAGGCATACAGGGAGCCAGGCATGCTCAAATGGGAGTCCCATTGTCGGATTTCCATCTCAGCAACAAACTGCAGATGGGACTATTACCACCCAGTTTCCTACGACTTGATCCTCATGCCAAAATTCCGAATAGGATGGCTAGGAGTCATGTGGAtagtaaagaaaatatatcTTGCCTATTAAGCATTGGAAGTGCTACTCAAAATTCAGAGAAAACTGGTGACGTCAAGACACCTCGGTTTGTACTCTTTGGTCAAACAATCCTCACTGAGCAGCAGATGGCTAACGACTGCTCCAGTGAAGTAGCTTCTAAAGTAACAGAAGAAAAGAATTCTGGTGGAACACCATGGAAGAATGGAAGTTTTGCTCTAGACCATGAAGATCTTCCAAATAATTTTTCTGATAGCCAGTTCTTGTGGAAACAGGGCTACAATGCATCTGATCTTAGCTTGGATACTGGTCATTGCAAGGTGTTCTTGGAGTCTGAAGATGTAGGTCGAACCCTTGATCTATCTGTTCTCGGATCATATGAAGAGCTATACAAAAGGCTAGAGGAAATGTTTGGGTTTGAAAGATCAGAAATGCTGAGCCATGTGTACTACCGTGATGCAGCAGGTGCTGTCAAACAAGCTGGAGATGAACCATTCAG TGAGTTCATGAAGACTGCCAAAAGATTGACTATTCTTATGAAACCCAGCAATAACACCACAGAAAG GAAATTTATTACTGGTTTGCCAACCGCGGAGCGCGGACTTGATTCCTCCAACCAGGCAGGGGCCCTCAGCATATTCGCTTAG
- the LOC125188716 gene encoding auxin response factor 22-like isoform X2, giving the protein MGERSLDSELWHACAGGMVQMPPVNSKVFYFPQGHAEHTLTSVDFGALPKFPPMILCRVAAVKYLADPDTDEVYGKIRLIPVGKNEHGFDDGGILGNNGSASNEKPTSFAKTLTQSDANNGGGFSVPRYCAETIFPRLDYSADPPVQNVIAKDVHGDTWKFRHIYRGTPRRHLLTTGWSTFVNQKKLVAGDSIVFLRAENGDLCVGIRRAKRSGVGGEPSSGWNSGGAGNFGFSSFLKEDESRLMHRVGSGNMREKGKVRPESVVEATFLAANGQPFEVVYYPRASTPEFCVRASSVSAAMRVQWCAGMRFKMPFETEDSSRISWFMGTIASVQVVDPLRWPNSPWRLLQVTWDEPDLLQNVKCVSPWLVEMVSNMPTILHLSPFSPPRKKLRLQQHSDFSLDGQFPMPSFSGTPLGPSSPLCLSDNITAGIQGARHAQMGVPLSDFHLSNKLQMGLLPPSFLRLDPHAKIPNRMARSHVDSKENISCLLSIGSATQNSEKTGDVKTPRFVLFGQTILTEQQMANDCSSEVASKVTEEKNSGGTPWKNGSFALDHEDLPNNFSDSQFLWKQGYNASDLSLDTGHCKVFLESEDVGRTLDLSVLGSYEELYKRLEEMFGFERSEMLSHVYYRDAAGAVKQAGDEPFSEFMKTAKRLTILMKPSNNTTESKEEAGETERSLTMY; this is encoded by the exons ATGGGGGAGAGGAGCTTGGACTCCGAGCTGTGGCACGCGTGCGCTGGTGGCATGGTTCAAATGCCGCCGGTGAACTCGAAGGTCTTCTATTTCCCGCAGGGACACGCGGAGCACACGCTCACTTCTGTCGATTTCGGCGCTTTGCCGAAATTCCCGCCGATGATCCTCTGCCGTGTAGCCGCGGTGAAATATTTGGCCGACCCTGACACCGACGAGGTTTATGGAAAGATTAGGCTGATTCCGGTGGGGAAAAACGAGCACGGCTTCGATGACGGTGGAATTCTGGGAAACAACGGATCTGCGTCTAATGAGAAACCTACTTCGTTCGCGAAGACGCTGACGCAGTCCGATGCTAACAACGGTGGGGGATTCTCCGTTCCTCGTTACTGCGCTGAGACGATTTTCCCTCGATTGGATTACTCGGCCGATCCTCCCGTGCAGAATGTGATTGCCAAGGATGTTCACGGCGATACTTGGAAGTTTCGCCACATCTACCGAGGGACGCCGAGGAGGCATTTGCTGACTACTGGATGGAGTACTTTTGTGAATCAGAAGAAGCTCGTGGCCGGGGATTCAATCGTGTTTCTGAGGGCCGAGAACGGGGATCTCTGTGTGGGAATTCGGAGGGCTAAGAGGAGTGGAGTTGGGGGTGAGCCCTCGTCCGGGTGGAATTCCGGTGGTGCAGGGAATTTTGGTTTCTCGTCGTTTTTGAAGGAGGATGAGAGCAGGCTGATGCACAGAGTTGGTAGTGGGAATATGAGAGAAAAGGGGAAAGTGAGGCCGGAGTCGGTTGTTGAGGCAACCTTCCTGGCGGCTAACGGCCAGCCTTTTGAGGTGGTCTATTATCCGCGGGCGAGCACGCCGGAGTTCTGTGTGAGGGCGTCATCTGTCAGTGCCGCCATGAGGGTACAGTGGTGTGCTGGAATGAGGTTCAAGATGCCATTTGAAACAGAGGACTCCTCTCGGATTAGCTGGTTTATGGGAACTATTGCTTCTGTTCAAGTTGTTGACCCCCTCCGTTGGCCTAATTCTCCTTGGAGACTGCTTCAG GTAACATGGGATGAACCTGATCTATTGCAAAATGTGAAATGTGTCAGCCCTTGGCTTGTTGAGATGGTCTCAAATATGCCAACAATTCTCCATCTATCGCCCTTCTCACCACCAAGAAAGAAGTTGCGTTTACAGCAACACTCGGACTTTTCACTAGACGGTCAATTTCCAATGCCGTCGTTTTCAGGCACCCCCCTAGGTCCAAGCAGTCCCTTGTGTCTATCTGACAACATTACTGCAGGCATACAGGGAGCCAGGCATGCTCAAATGGGAGTCCCATTGTCGGATTTCCATCTCAGCAACAAACTGCAGATGGGACTATTACCACCCAGTTTCCTACGACTTGATCCTCATGCCAAAATTCCGAATAGGATGGCTAGGAGTCATGTGGAtagtaaagaaaatatatcTTGCCTATTAAGCATTGGAAGTGCTACTCAAAATTCAGAGAAAACTGGTGACGTCAAGACACCTCGGTTTGTACTCTTTGGTCAAACAATCCTCACTGAGCAGCAGATGGCTAACGACTGCTCCAGTGAAGTAGCTTCTAAAGTAACAGAAGAAAAGAATTCTGGTGGAACACCATGGAAGAATGGAAGTTTTGCTCTAGACCATGAAGATCTTCCAAATAATTTTTCTGATAGCCAGTTCTTGTGGAAACAGGGCTACAATGCATCTGATCTTAGCTTGGATACTGGTCATTGCAAGGTGTTCTTGGAGTCTGAAGATGTAGGTCGAACCCTTGATCTATCTGTTCTCGGATCATATGAAGAGCTATACAAAAGGCTAGAGGAAATGTTTGGGTTTGAAAGATCAGAAATGCTGAGCCATGTGTACTACCGTGATGCAGCAGGTGCTGTCAAACAAGCTGGAGATGAACCATTCAG TGAGTTCATGAAGACTGCCAAAAGATTGACTATTCTTATGAAACCCAGCAATAACACCACAGAAAG TAAGGAAGAAGCTGGCGAAACTGAAAGATCTCTTACTATGTATTGA